Proteins encoded by one window of Labrus bergylta chromosome 2, fLabBer1.1, whole genome shotgun sequence:
- the coq5 gene encoding 2-methoxy-6-polyprenyl-1,4-benzoquinol methylase, mitochondrial has protein sequence MAASMRLLVRRAIRLTHRNINVTTAGASGQTGCCRFSDAAGDRSTHFGFETVPETEKAKRVYKVFENVAQKYDVMNDAMSLGVHRLWKDMLLHVMHPQPGVRLLDVAGGTGDIAFRFLEYVRSQQERQRRRATRSMQTPSWQDISDNYSTENGEESKESRAVVCDINKEMLKVGKQKADSMGMGTGLSWVVGDAEELPFDDNQFDIYSIAFGIRNVTHIEQALQEALRVLKPGGRFMCLEFSKVTNPVLARLYDAYSFQMIPVLGEVIAGDWKSYQYLVESIRKFPDQEEFKGMIEDAGFYCVQYYNLTGGVVALHSGFKL, from the exons ATGGCCGCGTCCATGAGACTGCTGGTCCGGAGGGCGATCCGTCTTACTCACAGAAACATTAACGTAACCACTGCGGGGGCTTCAGGTCAAACGGGCTGCTGTCGTTTCAGCGATGCAGCCGGAGACAGAAGTACACATTTTGGTTTCGAAACGGTGCCAGAGACCGAAAAGGCGAAGAGAG TGTATAAGGTGTTTGAGAATGTGGCACAGAAGTATGACGTCATGAATGACGCCATGAGCCTGGGGGTCCATCGCTTGTGGAAGGACATGCTGCTGCATGTGATGCATCCGCAGCCAGGGGTGCGGCTCCTTGATGTTGCGGGAGGGACAG GTGACATTGCCTTCCGTTTCCTGGAGTATGTTCGCTCTCAGCAAGAGCGGCAGAGGAGAAGAGCGACACGGTCCATGCAGACGCCTTCATGGCAGGACATTTCTGATAACTATTCCACTGAGAACGGGGAGGAGTCTAAGGAATCCCGTGCTGTGGTTTGtgacatcaacaaagagatGCTGAAAGTGGGCAAGCAGAAAGCCGACAGCATGGGGATGGGCACtg GTCTGTCGTGGGTGGTTGGGGATGCAGAGGAGCTGCCTTTTGATGATAATCAATTTGATATTTACAGCATCGCTTTTGGAATACGAAACGTCACGCATATAGAGCAG GCACTGCAGGAGGCTCTGCGGGTCCTGAAGCCTGGTGGAAGGTTCATGTGCTTAGAGTTCAGCAAAGTTACAAATCCTGTTTTGGCAAG gcTTTATGACGCTTACAGTTTCCAGATGATCCCAGTTTTGGGAGAAGTGATCGCTGGAGACTGGAAGTCTTACCAGTATCTGGTAGAAAGCATCCGCAAGTTCCCTGACCAG GAGGAGTTTAAAGGAATGATTGAGGATGCAGGGTTCTACTGTGTACAATACTACAACCTCACTGGTGGTGTTGTGGCTCTCCACTCTGGTTTCAAGTTGTGA